In one window of Columba livia isolate bColLiv1 breed racing homer unplaced genomic scaffold, bColLiv1.pat.W.v2 Scaffold_206, whole genome shotgun sequence DNA:
- the LOC135577976 gene encoding olfactory receptor 14A16-like — MYFFLLNLALLDLGSISTTVPQSMANSLWDTRAISYTGCAAQVFLFLFLASAEYWLLTIMSYDRYVAICKPLHYGTLLGSRACVHMAAAAWATGFLYSLLHTANTFSLPLCKGNALGQFFCEIPQILKLSCSHSYLRELGLLVVSGCLFFMCFIFIVVSYVQIFRAVLRIPSEQGRHKAFSTCLPHLAVVTLFVSTSFFAYLKPPSISFPSLDLVVSVLYSLIPPTLNPLMYSMRNKEVKDALRKLITGGISKIIKCPSSTL; from the coding sequence atgtacttcttcctgctcaacctcgccctcctcgacctgggctccatctccaccactgtcccccaatccatggccaattccctctgggacaccagagccatctcctacacaggatgtgctgcccaagtgtttctgtttctctttttagcttcagcagagtattggctcctcaccatcatgtcctatgaccgctacgttgccatctgcaaacccctgcactacgggaccctcctgggcagcagagcttgtgtccacatggcagcagctgcctgggccactgggtttctctattctctgctgcacacggccaatacattttcactgcccctgtgcaagggcaatgccctgggccagttcttctgtgaaatcccccagatcctcaagctctcctgctcacactcctacctcagggaacttgggcttcttgtggttagtggctgtttattttttatgtgttttattttcattgtggtgtcctatgtgcagatcttcagggctgtgttgaggatcccctctgagcagggacggcacaaagccttttccacctgtctccctcacctggccgtggttaCTCTGTTTGTCAGCACCTCTttttttgcctacctgaagcccccctccatctccttccCGTCcttggacctggtggtgtctgttctatACTCATTGATACCTCCAACATTGAATCCCCTCAtgtacagcatgaggaacaaggagGTCAAGGATGCTCTGAGGAAACTAATCACTGGAggcatttcaaaaataataaagtgtcCGTCATCCACCCTTTAA